In a single window of the Pyrococcus sp. NA2 genome:
- a CDS encoding DEAD/DEAH box helicase: protein MIEEIFKGLESEIVHVHEIPPRKGKYGEFRFRNREINELVERLGFKLYSHQVRALELLYSGKNVVISTPTASGKSEVFRLYIFDSFLTDGSSTFLLVYPTRALINNQIEKFERENDIFEEITGKRVKAAILTGDVEWFERKRITRERPNVIFTTPDMLHYNILPKWVDYAWLLKRLKLLVVDELHTYRGVFGTNVAYVFRRLFFRLRRLNARPQILALSATLRNPKEFAEAFFGFEFEAITEAGNPSPRKYIIMFEPTRFTGEQLIRQVVERLIKNDIKTLIFFDSRKGTEKVMRLFLLSDFFDKITTYKGTLTKTERFEIERKFREGELKALLTTNALELGIDIGDLDAVINYGIPADGLFSLIQRFGRAGRDPNRVAINGVILRRNGLDYYYKEHFEELVEGIEKGLVDKIPVNLGNERIMRKHLHYLVSELGFLEKDEVPKNWIRVIEQLKAERSVEEVENKITGKREYRSIKPPVYSSIRTTGDETFFLVKDDERVRSEVRSKRGSELLRFINTLRARRLIIEEVDELEFYRSLLPGMVYPSRGRLYMVLDRVQVEKFHFIFAREIPMHEDLETNAKKEEIIEILETYEGKNVGPVRVFFGRVKVRQIFGEYMIRGKDVDRHIERLESLRDEGILNASISRSPFEEWLNFARVVFNEPFSREFETEGVWLIFPSEIRSIPAQEFRTFFSIAYQHDPELAMFLYNKLDRNRLISLFLGATTHYIRRTIREYARRRGLGEEFEFAVKKMIDSKDGIGSGLHAIEHNLIKIAPVVTYVDSRELGGYSYESFDGLPVVFIYDGNEGGSGIVKSLYENIEKLMRRSFEHISKCPCKDGCPACIYSSKCGTFNEFLDKWMALKIWEHVLDHKA from the coding sequence ATGATAGAGGAGATATTTAAGGGACTTGAGAGCGAGATAGTCCACGTTCACGAGATACCTCCAAGGAAAGGTAAGTATGGAGAATTTAGATTCAGGAACAGAGAGATTAACGAGTTAGTTGAGAGGCTTGGCTTTAAACTCTATTCTCATCAAGTGAGGGCGTTAGAACTCTTGTACTCTGGCAAAAACGTTGTGATCTCAACTCCAACGGCAAGTGGAAAGAGTGAGGTTTTCAGATTGTACATCTTTGATTCCTTCCTTACTGACGGCTCTTCAACGTTCCTTCTAGTTTATCCAACCAGGGCCCTCATAAACAATCAGATCGAGAAGTTTGAGAGGGAAAATGACATCTTTGAGGAGATAACTGGAAAAAGAGTGAAAGCTGCTATATTGACTGGAGATGTTGAGTGGTTCGAGAGAAAGAGGATAACCAGGGAAAGGCCAAACGTTATTTTCACGACACCTGATATGCTTCACTACAACATTCTTCCAAAATGGGTCGACTACGCATGGTTGCTGAAGAGGTTAAAGCTCCTTGTGGTTGATGAGCTCCACACATATAGGGGCGTCTTCGGGACTAATGTTGCCTACGTTTTCAGGAGACTGTTCTTTAGATTGAGAAGGTTAAATGCTAGGCCTCAGATATTAGCACTTTCAGCAACTCTTCGGAATCCAAAGGAATTCGCTGAGGCTTTCTTTGGATTCGAATTTGAGGCCATAACTGAAGCTGGGAATCCAAGTCCGAGGAAGTACATAATAATGTTTGAGCCAACGAGATTCACGGGAGAACAGCTAATTAGACAGGTTGTTGAGAGGTTAATTAAAAACGATATAAAAACATTGATCTTTTTTGACTCTAGAAAGGGAACTGAGAAGGTTATGAGGCTTTTTCTTCTTTCTGATTTCTTTGACAAGATAACCACATACAAGGGGACTTTAACTAAAACAGAGAGGTTTGAGATTGAGAGGAAGTTTAGGGAAGGAGAATTGAAAGCCCTCTTGACTACCAATGCCCTTGAACTTGGCATAGACATAGGAGACCTAGACGCCGTTATAAATTACGGCATTCCTGCAGATGGTCTATTCTCGTTGATTCAGAGATTTGGAAGGGCCGGTAGGGATCCAAATAGAGTGGCCATAAATGGGGTGATACTAAGGAGGAACGGCTTGGATTATTACTATAAGGAGCACTTTGAAGAGCTCGTTGAAGGGATAGAGAAGGGCTTGGTCGATAAGATACCTGTAAACCTGGGGAATGAGAGGATAATGAGAAAGCATCTGCACTATCTGGTGAGTGAGTTAGGTTTCCTTGAGAAGGATGAAGTACCGAAGAACTGGATTAGAGTTATTGAGCAACTTAAAGCTGAGAGGAGTGTAGAAGAGGTTGAGAATAAAATCACTGGGAAGAGAGAGTATAGGAGCATTAAGCCACCGGTTTATTCATCAATAAGAACTACGGGAGACGAAACTTTCTTCCTTGTTAAGGACGATGAGAGGGTAAGATCCGAAGTGAGAAGTAAAAGAGGCTCAGAACTTCTAAGATTCATAAATACCCTCAGAGCAAGGCGTCTAATAATAGAGGAGGTTGATGAGCTCGAGTTCTATAGAAGTCTGCTGCCAGGGATGGTTTATCCTTCAAGAGGGAGGCTGTACATGGTGCTTGATAGAGTACAGGTTGAGAAATTTCACTTCATTTTCGCCAGGGAGATCCCAATGCATGAGGATTTGGAAACAAATGCTAAGAAGGAGGAGATAATTGAGATCCTCGAGACGTATGAAGGTAAAAATGTAGGACCAGTTAGGGTATTCTTTGGGAGGGTCAAGGTTAGGCAGATATTTGGTGAGTACATGATCAGGGGAAAAGACGTTGACAGGCACATTGAGAGACTTGAAAGTCTAAGGGATGAGGGTATATTAAACGCATCCATAAGTAGAAGTCCCTTTGAGGAGTGGCTTAACTTTGCTAGAGTCGTCTTTAATGAACCGTTCTCAAGGGAGTTTGAAACCGAAGGAGTGTGGCTGATATTCCCCTCGGAAATAAGGAGCATTCCAGCTCAGGAGTTTAGAACATTCTTCTCAATTGCCTATCAGCATGATCCTGAACTTGCAATGTTCCTATATAACAAGCTAGATAGGAACAGATTGATCTCCTTATTCCTTGGGGCAACTACCCACTATATAAGGAGAACTATTAGGGAATACGCGAGAAGAAGAGGACTTGGGGAAGAGTTTGAGTTCGCGGTTAAAAAGATGATTGACAGTAAAGATGGCATAGGCTCAGGACTCCATGCGATTGAACATAATCTAATCAAGATAGCACCTGTTGTAACATACGTTGACTCGAGAGAGCTTGGTGGTTATAGTTATGAGAGTTTTGATGGCCTTCCAGTTGTATTCATTTACGACGGTAACGAAGGAGGCTCGGGGATAGTCAAGTCACTATACGAGAACATTGAGAAGCTCATGAGGAGAAGTTTTGAGCATATAAGTAAATGTCCGTGTAAAGACGGATGTCCTGCATGTATATATTCTTCCAAGTGTGGAACCTTTAATGAGTTTCTGGACAAGTGGATGGCCCTAAAGATATGGGAGCACGTTCTTGATCATAAAGCTTAA
- a CDS encoding metallophosphoesterase, producing the protein MVYVAVLANIAGNFPALAAALDKIEEFKESGYEIEKYYILGNIVGLFPYPKEVLEAIKNLAKVNNVKIIRGKYDQLIAMSDPHAEGPEYIDKLEIPDHLKRTLKYTWEKLGHEGREWLRDLPIYLVDRIGKNEVFGVYGSPINPFDGEVLPDQPTSYYEAIMRPVKEYEMLIVASPRYPVDAMTMYGRVVCPGSLGFPPAREHKATFALIDVESLKVKFVEVSYDKKIIEERIKSEGLPEEVIKILYHGGKA; encoded by the coding sequence ATGGTATACGTGGCGGTTCTTGCAAACATTGCAGGGAACTTTCCAGCACTTGCAGCCGCTTTGGACAAGATAGAGGAGTTCAAAGAGAGTGGTTATGAGATCGAGAAGTACTACATACTGGGCAACATAGTTGGATTGTTCCCATATCCAAAGGAAGTCCTTGAGGCAATAAAGAATTTAGCGAAGGTTAATAATGTCAAGATAATTAGAGGAAAATATGATCAGCTTATAGCTATGAGCGATCCTCACGCTGAAGGGCCAGAGTACATAGATAAGCTTGAGATACCAGATCACCTTAAGAGAACCCTCAAGTACACTTGGGAAAAACTTGGTCATGAGGGCAGAGAGTGGCTGAGGGATCTTCCAATATACTTGGTTGATAGGATTGGAAAGAATGAAGTTTTTGGTGTCTATGGAAGCCCGATAAACCCCTTTGATGGTGAAGTCTTACCAGATCAGCCAACTAGCTACTATGAAGCAATAATGAGGCCCGTGAAGGAGTATGAGATGCTGATTGTCGCAAGTCCAAGATATCCCGTTGATGCAATGACCATGTATGGCAGGGTTGTTTGTCCTGGAAGTTTAGGATTTCCACCAGCTAGAGAACATAAGGCTACATTCGCCTTAATAGATGTGGAGAGCTTGAAGGTAAAGTTCGTCGAGGTTAGCTATGACAAGAAGATCATAGAGGAGAGAATAAAAAGCGAGGGACTGCCAGAGGAAGTCATAAAGATCTTATACCACGGAGGAAAAGCTTGA
- a CDS encoding lipopolysaccharide biosynthesis protein: protein MDRKRVIVRHSIASLVALALFGGSRFLYNVIISRKYGMNVLGNVNSTISQAFLIAGFLALFSIGLGKYTAEFLGRGDVDRIKRITGISFITPLLGLSLIPINFEVAILSTLRAIQLTFRSFIYGLHRGEIYAYITILGFMSFLVGFFGGVLLPYYLFLGTISVLGLGYIVKNGLVGKFRREEIKILAKYSGWAFLGTISGIFLIQGPYFMTEKLSGSESAGIISAVLSTSFLLSYLPQVLQSAIVPIFAYDFGKGESYRSKDLAEISTRLISFVSATLAFLLLAFQGVIEMMFNTKVGTSLLFALIAVELYIAYNPLINLLSATRFIRHSSTYASLGALVSLISWAILIPRYGVYGTLTGLILGYLTILILVLMKAKKEFKVSMRIMEPLIIAILLQFMTKYLNPLILLALYIGIEIKDVKLFLRGIRSL from the coding sequence ATGGATAGAAAGAGGGTGATAGTTAGGCATTCAATAGCTAGCTTAGTAGCGTTGGCACTCTTTGGAGGTAGTAGATTCCTGTACAATGTTATAATAAGTAGGAAGTATGGAATGAACGTACTAGGTAACGTTAATTCAACGATATCTCAAGCGTTCTTAATTGCTGGATTCCTAGCGTTGTTCTCAATAGGACTTGGGAAGTACACTGCAGAATTCCTTGGAAGGGGAGATGTAGATAGGATAAAGAGAATAACGGGCATATCATTCATTACTCCCTTGCTAGGGTTATCGCTCATCCCAATTAACTTTGAGGTTGCGATACTATCAACCCTCAGAGCAATCCAGCTAACATTTAGATCTTTCATTTATGGCCTTCATAGGGGAGAAATATATGCATATATAACGATACTTGGTTTCATGTCATTTCTTGTGGGATTTTTTGGAGGAGTGCTACTTCCCTATTATCTATTCCTTGGTACAATATCGGTACTTGGACTAGGATACATTGTGAAGAACGGGCTTGTTGGGAAGTTTAGGAGGGAGGAGATAAAAATACTTGCGAAGTATTCTGGATGGGCCTTCCTGGGCACTATTTCTGGAATATTCCTAATCCAAGGGCCCTATTTTATGACAGAGAAACTCTCAGGAAGTGAGAGTGCTGGAATAATCTCAGCAGTCCTTTCAACTTCGTTCTTACTGTCCTATCTACCCCAGGTATTGCAGTCTGCGATTGTACCAATATTTGCCTATGATTTTGGAAAAGGAGAGAGTTACAGATCAAAAGACCTTGCAGAAATTTCCACAAGGCTTATCTCATTCGTTTCAGCAACGTTGGCATTTCTCCTCCTAGCATTCCAGGGAGTTATAGAGATGATGTTCAATACGAAAGTTGGAACCTCCCTATTATTTGCATTGATTGCCGTTGAACTCTACATCGCTTATAACCCTTTAATAAACCTGCTTAGCGCAACGCGCTTCATAAGACATTCTTCCACATATGCATCTCTTGGTGCATTGGTCTCTCTAATTTCGTGGGCCATCTTGATTCCAAGGTATGGGGTCTATGGAACGCTTACGGGGTTGATACTCGGCTACTTAACGATCCTAATTCTCGTCCTTATGAAGGCAAAAAAAGAATTTAAAGTAAGTATGAGGATCATGGAACCCTTAATTATAGCAATCCTTCTCCAGTTTATGACAAAGTATCTAAATCCCCTAATTCTCCTGGCATTGTACATTGGAATAGAGATAAAAGATGTCAAGCTTTTCCTCCGTGGTATAAGATCTTTATGA
- the proS gene encoding proline--tRNA ligase, with translation MVERKRWMEDFSEWFNQVIEEAGILDKRYPVKGMNVWLPYGLKIMRNIERFIHEEMERTGHQEVLFPALIPETEFKKEAEHIAGFEGEVFWVTHAGHEPLDVRLILRPTSETAMYSMFALWIRSHADLPLKVYQIVNVYRYETKHTRPLIRVREISRFFEAHTAHVDFEDAERQIREDLEIFDNLMKKLAIAYIISKRPEWDKFPGAYYSLGAEVVMPDGRTLQIGTMHNYKQNFAKAYNIMYEKEDGTHDYVHQTTFGMSERLLAAVIAIHGDDRGIVLPPTIAPIQVVIVPIPKKGSEEEVYKYAKEIEEELKMAGIRVHLDLRDKRPGWKFYDWELKGVPVRVEVGPIDVQNSTVVLARRDKLEKITVKREELVDRVRELFDDIMKYLYERAREWLESHIKRVKTIEEAKAVFEDRRGIVEIPWCGREECGLEMEEELDAKMLGIPYPEEKAKAPEGAKCPICGREAKFIARFARTY, from the coding sequence ATGGTGGAGAGAAAAAGGTGGATGGAGGATTTTAGTGAGTGGTTCAACCAGGTTATAGAAGAGGCAGGTATTCTTGACAAGAGGTATCCAGTTAAGGGGATGAATGTTTGGCTTCCATATGGTTTAAAGATAATGCGAAACATAGAAAGATTTATCCATGAGGAGATGGAGAGAACTGGCCATCAGGAGGTTCTCTTTCCAGCTTTAATTCCTGAAACTGAGTTTAAGAAGGAGGCCGAGCATATAGCTGGATTTGAGGGGGAAGTTTTTTGGGTGACTCATGCAGGTCATGAACCTCTAGACGTTAGGCTCATCCTTAGGCCAACCAGCGAGACTGCAATGTATTCGATGTTTGCTTTATGGATAAGATCCCATGCCGATTTACCCCTTAAGGTCTATCAAATTGTCAATGTCTATAGGTATGAGACGAAGCATACTAGACCTTTGATAAGGGTTCGTGAGATCAGCAGATTCTTTGAAGCTCACACAGCTCATGTAGATTTTGAGGATGCTGAGAGACAGATAAGGGAGGACTTGGAGATATTCGATAATCTCATGAAGAAACTTGCAATAGCCTACATAATATCGAAGAGACCTGAATGGGACAAGTTCCCTGGAGCCTATTACTCGTTAGGGGCGGAAGTTGTGATGCCTGATGGTAGAACGCTCCAAATTGGAACTATGCATAACTACAAGCAAAACTTTGCGAAAGCTTACAATATAATGTACGAAAAAGAAGATGGAACCCACGACTATGTGCACCAAACAACCTTCGGAATGAGCGAGAGATTATTGGCTGCCGTTATAGCAATTCATGGTGACGATAGGGGAATTGTTCTCCCACCAACGATAGCTCCGATCCAAGTTGTAATAGTCCCAATACCGAAGAAGGGAAGTGAAGAAGAGGTCTACAAGTATGCTAAGGAAATTGAAGAAGAATTAAAGATGGCCGGAATTAGAGTTCACTTGGATCTAAGAGATAAGAGACCAGGGTGGAAGTTCTACGATTGGGAACTTAAAGGTGTTCCCGTTAGAGTTGAGGTTGGCCCAATTGACGTTCAGAACTCAACCGTAGTTCTGGCAAGGAGGGATAAGCTGGAGAAGATAACCGTCAAGAGGGAAGAGCTAGTTGATAGAGTTAGGGAACTCTTCGATGATATAATGAAATACCTATATGAGAGAGCCAGGGAATGGTTGGAAAGCCACATAAAGAGAGTGAAGACGATAGAAGAAGCGAAGGCCGTTTTTGAGGACAGAAGGGGAATCGTTGAAATACCCTGGTGTGGAAGAGAAGAATGTGGGCTTGAGATGGAGGAAGAATTAGATGCAAAGATGCTTGGAATACCGTATCCTGAGGAGAAGGCCAAGGCTCCTGAAGGAGCTAAGTGCCCAATTTGTGGAAGGGAAGCTAAGTTCATTGCAAGGTTCGCAAGAACTTACTAG
- a CDS encoding dephospho-CoA kinase, which yields MIILLTGMPGSGKGEVAKAFKNRGIPVISMGDAIRREAERRGVPKTPEGLKKVSLDVRKELGPGAVALLTIPEVRAILNSSKIVVIEGVRSPAELEEFKKAFPKEEIIILAVHSPPKIRFERLKKRGRSDDPKTWEEFMDRDKKELGFGIGEVIALADYIIVNDCEFKEFQRRIEETISRILNQG from the coding sequence ATGATAATTCTTTTAACTGGCATGCCAGGCTCGGGAAAGGGTGAGGTAGCAAAGGCCTTTAAGAATAGAGGGATTCCCGTTATTTCCATGGGTGATGCAATTAGGAGGGAAGCTGAGAGAAGAGGAGTTCCTAAGACGCCCGAAGGTCTTAAGAAGGTCAGCTTAGATGTTAGAAAGGAACTCGGACCAGGAGCGGTTGCACTCCTTACAATCCCAGAAGTGAGGGCTATCCTTAATTCTTCCAAAATAGTTGTCATTGAAGGAGTAAGAAGTCCAGCAGAGCTCGAAGAGTTTAAAAAGGCCTTCCCCAAAGAGGAAATAATAATTCTGGCTGTTCACTCTCCTCCAAAAATTAGGTTTGAGAGGCTTAAGAAAAGGGGGAGGAGTGATGATCCTAAAACCTGGGAAGAATTTATGGACAGGGATAAAAAGGAACTTGGCTTTGGGATAGGAGAAGTCATAGCACTTGCGGATTACATCATAGTTAACGATTGTGAATTTAAAGAATTCCAAAGAAGGATCGAGGAGACGATTTCTAGGATACTAAATCAAGGATGA
- a CDS encoding TATA-box-binding protein: MVDMSNVKLRIENIVASVDLFAQLDLEKVLDICPNSKYNPEEFPGIICRFDDPKVALLIFSSGKLVVTGAKSIQDIEKAVAKLIQKLKGIGVKFKRAPLIDIQNMVFSGDLGREFNLDNVALTLPNCEYEPEQFPGVIYRVKDPRAVILLFSSGKIVCSGAKSEADAWEAVRKLLRELEKYGLIEEEEEEL, from the coding sequence ATGGTAGATATGAGCAACGTTAAGCTTAGAATAGAGAACATAGTTGCTTCCGTTGATCTTTTTGCACAGCTTGACCTTGAGAAAGTCTTAGATATATGCCCAAATTCAAAGTATAATCCGGAAGAATTTCCCGGTATCATCTGTCGCTTTGATGACCCTAAGGTTGCTCTTCTGATCTTCAGCTCTGGTAAATTGGTTGTTACAGGTGCAAAGAGCATTCAAGATATCGAGAAGGCCGTTGCAAAGCTTATTCAGAAACTCAAGGGGATAGGGGTTAAGTTTAAGAGAGCTCCTCTAATTGATATCCAAAACATGGTCTTCAGCGGTGATCTTGGTAGAGAATTCAACCTTGACAACGTTGCGCTAACTCTGCCCAACTGTGAATACGAGCCTGAGCAGTTCCCTGGAGTAATTTATAGGGTGAAAGATCCGAGGGCCGTTATACTACTCTTCTCATCAGGAAAGATAGTCTGCTCAGGTGCAAAGAGTGAAGCTGACGCATGGGAGGCAGTGAGGAAGTTATTAAGGGAACTCGAAAAATATGGATTAATCGAGGAGGAAGAGGAGGAGCTCTAA
- a CDS encoding S9 family peptidase, whose protein sequence is MRGLSEKDLEKFKLVGNLDAFKRKVVFQVTEISLEKDDYFSKLYLYDGKRVRQFTSGDKDGNPRFSPDGKFIAFTSKRDKESKEGELYIIPTDGGEARLVARFKNGIKDFRFAESGKEIAVITPIEVEKKKDDVHIIREIPFWFNGAGWIYGKRNVVYIVNVENGRKRRITPKNLDVLSLRFHKGKLYFIAQEDRERKPMISDVYVLDGKKVQRITPGMWRILDFVPLNDGTFILKANTLERGLATNAHIYHFNPETQELRKLTRDLDRSAYNSLNSDVRGSQRAELIFKDGWVYYVATDGPRANLFRVNLEGKVERIVGGDRSVESFTIGDYIAFTAQDATTPTELYVLRNGREVKVTTFNDWIKDYRLSKPEHFKVKASDGVEIDAWVMRPVNFEPGRKYPAILEIHGGPKTAYGYAFMHEFHVLTSKGFVVIFSNPRGSDGYGEEFADIRGHYGERDYRDLMEVVDEAIRRFNFIDPERIGVTGGSYGGFMTNWIVGHTKRFKAAVTQRSISNWISFFGTTDIGYYFAPDQIGGDPWNNLDGYLEKSPLKYAPNIETPLLIIHSMEDYRCWLPEALQLFIALKYLRKEVELAIFPGENHDLSRSGKPKHRVRRLQLIVEWMEKHLKKA, encoded by the coding sequence ATGAGGGGCCTTAGTGAGAAGGATCTCGAGAAGTTTAAGCTAGTAGGAAACTTAGACGCCTTTAAAAGGAAAGTCGTATTTCAGGTGACAGAAATCAGCTTGGAGAAGGATGACTATTTCTCAAAGCTGTACCTCTACGATGGGAAGAGGGTTAGGCAATTTACCTCGGGAGATAAGGATGGAAATCCAAGGTTTTCCCCAGATGGTAAGTTCATAGCGTTCACGTCAAAGAGGGACAAGGAAAGCAAGGAAGGGGAGCTCTACATTATTCCAACTGATGGAGGAGAGGCAAGATTAGTTGCTAGATTCAAGAACGGGATAAAGGATTTTAGATTCGCCGAGAGTGGAAAAGAGATAGCTGTAATAACTCCAATTGAAGTTGAAAAGAAGAAGGATGACGTGCACATAATAAGGGAGATACCATTCTGGTTCAATGGAGCTGGATGGATTTACGGAAAAAGAAACGTAGTTTACATTGTCAACGTTGAGAACGGTAGAAAGAGAAGGATTACCCCTAAGAACTTAGACGTTCTCTCGCTGAGATTTCACAAGGGAAAACTGTACTTCATAGCCCAGGAGGATAGAGAAAGAAAGCCGATGATAAGCGATGTCTATGTCCTCGATGGAAAGAAAGTTCAGAGAATAACCCCAGGAATGTGGAGGATACTTGACTTTGTCCCTCTAAACGATGGAACATTCATACTTAAGGCCAACACCCTCGAGAGGGGACTCGCAACAAATGCACACATATATCACTTCAACCCAGAGACCCAAGAACTCAGAAAGCTAACCAGGGATTTAGACAGGTCAGCTTACAACTCATTGAACAGCGATGTTCGCGGGAGTCAGAGAGCTGAGCTGATCTTTAAGGATGGTTGGGTGTATTACGTTGCAACGGATGGGCCGAGGGCAAATCTCTTCAGGGTGAACTTAGAGGGAAAAGTTGAGCGCATTGTTGGGGGAGATAGAAGCGTTGAGAGCTTTACCATTGGAGATTACATAGCTTTCACGGCTCAAGATGCAACAACACCAACTGAGCTTTACGTGTTAAGAAATGGGAGGGAAGTCAAGGTTACAACGTTCAACGATTGGATTAAAGATTACAGGCTTTCAAAGCCAGAACACTTCAAGGTTAAAGCCTCGGATGGCGTTGAGATCGATGCTTGGGTAATGAGACCTGTAAACTTCGAGCCAGGAAGGAAGTATCCTGCCATTCTTGAAATACATGGAGGTCCCAAGACGGCCTATGGTTACGCATTCATGCATGAGTTCCACGTTTTAACGTCAAAAGGTTTCGTCGTAATATTCTCAAACCCGAGAGGAAGCGATGGATATGGCGAAGAGTTTGCAGATATAAGGGGACATTATGGAGAAAGAGATTACAGAGATTTAATGGAGGTAGTGGATGAAGCGATAAGGAGATTCAATTTCATTGATCCCGAGAGGATCGGAGTTACAGGGGGCTCTTATGGAGGGTTCATGACGAACTGGATAGTTGGACATACAAAGAGGTTCAAGGCAGCGGTAACGCAACGGTCAATTTCTAACTGGATAAGCTTCTTCGGAACAACCGACATAGGCTACTACTTTGCCCCAGATCAGATAGGTGGAGATCCCTGGAATAATTTAGATGGCTACTTGGAGAAGAGTCCATTAAAGTATGCACCTAACATTGAAACTCCCCTACTAATAATCCATTCAATGGAGGATTACCGTTGTTGGCTTCCAGAGGCTTTGCAGCTGTTCATAGCACTTAAGTATTTAAGAAAGGAAGTGGAACTAGCGATATTTCCTGGGGAGAATCATGATTTGAGCAGGAGTGGAAAGCCAAAGCACAGGGTTAGGAGACTCCAATTAATAGTTGAGTGGATGGAAAAGCACCTAAAGAAAGCTTAG
- a CDS encoding RNA-binding domain-containing protein: protein MMSMFEEVEVEAYVYPTEDIRKVKKAMLNLVPGLKFEAFDKGEYMILVGRTNDKRALQRLYELFRGQQILDTARMMLEEGYFGEEIIIKVHKQVAYVGKVNFNEESPLGPITITIRTKEPQKLMKWLAPRTKDGVPIE from the coding sequence ATGATGAGCATGTTCGAGGAAGTGGAAGTCGAAGCCTATGTATATCCAACAGAGGACATAAGGAAAGTCAAGAAGGCAATGCTAAATTTAGTCCCTGGGCTGAAATTTGAAGCTTTTGATAAGGGAGAGTACATGATCTTAGTTGGAAGAACAAATGATAAGAGAGCACTTCAAAGATTATACGAGCTTTTTAGAGGGCAACAGATACTGGATACAGCTAGAATGATGCTCGAAGAGGGATACTTTGGAGAAGAGATAATAATAAAGGTTCACAAGCAAGTTGCTTACGTTGGCAAAGTGAACTTCAATGAGGAGTCCCCTCTTGGGCCAATAACAATAACGATAAGAACCAAGGAACCTCAGAAACTCATGAAGTGGCTTGCACCGAGAACCAAGGATGGGGTTCCCATAGAATAG
- a CDS encoding tyrosine--tRNA ligase, with amino-acid sequence MDIEERVNLVMRKPTEEVLTVENLRHLFEVGAPLQHYIGFEISGYIHLGTGLMAGAKIADFQKAGIKTRVFLADWHSWINDKLGGDLEVIQEVALKYFKVGMEKSIEVMGGDPKKVEFVLASEILENGDYWQTVIDISKNVTLSRVMRSITIMGRQMGESIDFAKLIYPMMQVADIFYQGVTIAHAGMDQRKAHVIAIEVAQKLRYHPIIHKGEKLKPVAVHHHLLLGLQEPPKWPIESEEEFKEIKAQMKMSKSKPYSAVFIHDTPEEIREKLRKAFCPARETRYNPVLDWVEYIIFREEPTEFTIHRPAKFGGDVTYTTFEELKKDFAEGKLHPLDLKNAVADYLIDLLEPIRKYFEKHPEPLELMRSVKITR; translated from the coding sequence ATGGATATAGAGGAGAGGGTCAATTTAGTAATGAGAAAGCCTACGGAGGAGGTACTCACGGTTGAGAACCTTAGGCATCTCTTCGAAGTTGGAGCTCCCCTTCAGCACTACATCGGATTTGAGATAAGTGGATACATCCATCTCGGAACGGGGCTTATGGCTGGGGCAAAGATAGCTGACTTTCAGAAGGCTGGCATAAAGACGAGGGTGTTTCTAGCTGATTGGCACAGCTGGATAAATGATAAGCTTGGAGGAGATCTCGAGGTTATTCAGGAAGTTGCTCTCAAGTACTTCAAGGTCGGAATGGAGAAGAGCATAGAAGTAATGGGAGGGGATCCCAAGAAAGTTGAATTCGTTCTTGCGAGCGAAATATTGGAGAATGGTGATTATTGGCAGACTGTTATAGATATATCAAAGAACGTTACACTAAGCAGGGTCATGCGTTCAATAACAATTATGGGAAGACAGATGGGGGAAAGTATAGATTTTGCAAAGCTAATCTACCCGATGATGCAGGTCGCTGATATATTCTACCAGGGTGTGACAATAGCTCACGCTGGAATGGATCAGAGAAAGGCTCATGTCATAGCGATAGAGGTAGCCCAGAAGCTTAGATACCACCCAATAATTCACAAGGGGGAAAAGCTAAAGCCTGTTGCGGTTCACCATCACCTCTTACTTGGTCTCCAGGAGCCTCCGAAGTGGCCCATAGAGAGCGAGGAAGAATTCAAGGAGATAAAGGCACAGATGAAGATGAGCAAGAGCAAGCCATATTCAGCGGTTTTCATTCACGATACTCCTGAGGAAATAAGAGAAAAATTAAGGAAGGCGTTTTGCCCAGCTAGAGAAACTAGGTACAATCCAGTTCTCGATTGGGTAGAATACATAATATTCAGGGAAGAACCCACGGAATTCACGATTCATAGGCCAGCAAAGTTTGGTGGAGACGTAACTTACACAACCTTCGAAGAGTTGAAGAAGGACTTCGCTGAGGGTAAGCTTCATCCACTCGACTTGAAGAATGCGGTTGCTGATTATCTCATAGACCTGCTGGAACCAATCAGGAAGTACTTTGAGAAGCATCCAGAACCACTTGAGCTGATGAGAAGTGTTAAGATAACTAGATAA